Proteins from one Prevotella sp. E2-28 genomic window:
- the xseB gene encoding exodeoxyribonuclease VII small subunit, producing the protein MTYEESLKQLEDIVRKMEAGEYNIDELAQQLELAQQLISQCKEKLSKTDAEIKKILEKR; encoded by the coding sequence ATGACCTACGAAGAATCCCTCAAACAACTGGAAGACATCGTCCGCAAAATGGAAGCAGGCGAATATAACATTGATGAACTGGCCCAGCAACTGGAGCTGGCTCAGCAACTCATTAGCCAATGTAAGGAGAAATTATCCAAAACTGATGCAGAAATAAAGAAAATTTTAGAAAAAAGATAG
- a CDS encoding AAA family ATPase: MDKKIIINIGRQVCAGGLEIGKLLADEFQAKYYDRELLNLAAKESGFSEEFFKQSDERKGFLRSFFHLSYGNSWGGGSNFYQSNFSQESLFKFQSDAIIKAAQESSCIFVGRCADYVLRDFDNVVNVFITASIESRANLFMKEKNVTYDEAVKRIQHVESRRASYYNYYTGKQWGHASSYDLCIDSSAIGSAETARLIAEFVRKKLKL, encoded by the coding sequence ATGGACAAAAAGATAATCATTAACATTGGTCGTCAGGTGTGTGCTGGCGGATTGGAAATCGGAAAGCTACTGGCTGATGAGTTCCAAGCCAAATACTATGACCGCGAACTGCTGAATCTGGCTGCTAAGGAAAGCGGATTTTCAGAGGAGTTCTTTAAACAGAGTGATGAGCGAAAGGGCTTCTTGCGTTCGTTCTTCCACTTGTCCTATGGAAATAGCTGGGGTGGCGGCAGTAACTTTTATCAGAGCAATTTCTCGCAGGAGAGTTTGTTTAAGTTCCAAAGTGATGCCATTATCAAGGCGGCTCAGGAAAGTTCGTGTATTTTCGTGGGACGTTGTGCCGATTATGTGTTGCGTGATTTTGATAATGTGGTCAACGTATTTATTACGGCTTCTATCGAATCAAGGGCGAATCTTTTTATGAAGGAAAAGAACGTGACGTATGATGAGGCTGTCAAACGTATTCAGCATGTAGAGAGCCGTCGTGCATCTTATTATAATTACTATACGGGAAAGCAGTGGGGACATGCATCCAGTTATGATCTCTGCATAGATTCCAGTGCCATAGGCTCAGCAGAGACCGCCCGCCTAATAGCAGAATTTGTCAGAAAGAAACTTAAACTATAA
- a CDS encoding S8 family serine peptidase: protein MKQVFCFLLVLLWSVTMSAAKIKYPGKKTYIFRYALTDKTATQYSLEKPQRFLSHKSLERRKRQGLSVDSTDLPVCKQYIKQFQRKGALVIGTSRWQNTVLVRDTDSLFLANLDTMSIVKKSTCVFISPDSIDFPGDIRWNIHEDFNRWDSVKNDPYGRTRHQIEMLNGIYLHDAGFTGKGITIAILDGGFQNYERIPAFQHTRILGTHDFVNSCSEQMAGGLEFTDHGTKVLSALAANAPEVAIGTAPDASYWLLRCEDPLTEQPVEEDYWTMAVEMADSLGADIINSSLGYYAFDGGRGNYRLQDLDGQTAFISRTASMIARKGMIHCNSAGNSGMGQWKKVGVPADAHDILTIGAIDNNGKLAAFSSIGPSHDGRIKPDVVAQGAPTVLISGRGTLIHDMGTSFSAPLVCGLVACLWQALPDKTAYEMMDIVRRSASQHQEPTNILGYGIPDFQKAYMEEVKSIK from the coding sequence ATGAAACAAGTATTCTGCTTTCTGCTCGTACTCCTTTGGAGTGTTACGATGTCAGCGGCAAAAATCAAATACCCTGGCAAGAAAACATACATTTTCCGCTATGCACTGACCGACAAGACGGCTACGCAATATTCATTGGAGAAGCCACAGCGATTTCTGTCGCATAAAAGTCTTGAACGTCGCAAGCGTCAGGGGCTGAGTGTTGACTCTACCGATTTGCCTGTCTGCAAACAATATATCAAGCAGTTCCAAAGAAAAGGTGCCCTAGTGATAGGCACCAGCCGTTGGCAGAACACCGTTTTGGTACGCGACACAGACTCACTTTTTTTAGCCAATTTGGACACGATGTCCATTGTCAAAAAAAGTACTTGTGTTTTCATATCCCCCGATTCAATAGATTTTCCTGGTGACATCCGATGGAATATTCATGAGGATTTTAACCGTTGGGATTCCGTCAAGAACGACCCTTACGGCAGGACGCGTCACCAAATAGAGATGCTTAATGGCATTTATCTGCATGATGCTGGTTTTACAGGTAAAGGCATCACCATAGCCATACTGGATGGTGGTTTCCAAAACTACGAACGTATTCCTGCTTTTCAGCACACACGCATCCTTGGCACACACGATTTTGTCAACTCATGCAGCGAGCAGATGGCTGGAGGGTTAGAATTCACCGACCACGGCACAAAGGTATTATCTGCACTTGCAGCCAATGCGCCCGAGGTAGCTATCGGCACTGCGCCAGACGCTTCCTATTGGCTGCTGCGTTGCGAAGACCCGCTTACAGAACAACCTGTAGAGGAAGACTACTGGACTATGGCTGTCGAGATGGCCGACTCATTAGGTGCTGATATCATCAACTCGTCACTGGGCTATTACGCCTTTGACGGTGGACGAGGCAATTACCGCTTACAGGATCTAGACGGACAGACGGCTTTTATATCACGTACAGCCTCTATGATTGCCAGAAAAGGCATGATTCACTGTAACTCAGCAGGCAACTCCGGCATGGGACAGTGGAAGAAAGTCGGAGTTCCTGCAGATGCCCACGATATCCTGACAATAGGAGCCATTGACAATAATGGTAAGTTAGCAGCCTTCTCCAGTATAGGTCCTTCACACGACGGTCGTATTAAGCCCGATGTAGTAGCGCAAGGTGCCCCTACCGTACTGATTTCTGGACGAGGCACGCTGATTCACGATATGGGCACGTCATTCTCTGCGCCTCTTGTCTGTGGACTTGTAGCTTGTCTGTGGCAGGCTTTACCTGATAAAACGGCCTATGAGATGATGGACATTGTGCGTCGAAGTGCCAGTCAACATCAGGAGCCAACCAACATTCTAGGCTATGGCATTCCTGACTTCCAAAAAGCTTATATGGAAGAAGTGAAAAGTATTAAGTAA
- a CDS encoding GNAT family N-acetyltransferase yields MFEIRRYTPADKPAWDRYVSKARNSTFLFYRNYMDYHADRFTDHSLMFYVDGHLHSILPANIVGNTLYSHQGLTYGGLVMDVNVTAADVIQLFREMNEWLRAAGITKVVYKPVPWVYHQHASEEDLYPLFWICHAKVISRDVGTVIFMQQHLRWRKDRRRRLRHAHELGVTVVREDNFRAFWPVLENNLVDRHGVRPVHTVEEIELLHSRFPKHIIQYNAYYEGEVVAGLTFYLSPQVLHGQYCSSTPVGKKVGAVDAIYERAMYEDFPDYQYLDFGRSTEGDGSILNDGLVAQKEGFGGRAICYDTYEWEP; encoded by the coding sequence ATGTTTGAAATAAGACGATATACACCCGCCGACAAGCCAGCGTGGGACCGTTATGTGTCAAAGGCACGTAATTCTACGTTCCTCTTTTATAGGAACTACATGGATTATCATGCTGACCGCTTTACTGACCATTCGCTGATGTTCTATGTAGATGGTCATCTGCATTCCATCCTGCCGGCAAATATTGTAGGTAACACGTTATATTCTCACCAGGGTCTCACTTACGGGGGCCTGGTGATGGATGTTAACGTGACGGCAGCCGATGTGATACAGTTGTTCAGGGAAATGAACGAATGGCTCCGTGCGGCTGGCATTACAAAGGTGGTCTATAAGCCTGTGCCCTGGGTATATCATCAGCATGCGTCCGAGGAGGATTTGTATCCGCTGTTCTGGATATGTCATGCTAAAGTCATCTCACGTGATGTGGGGACGGTTATTTTCATGCAGCAGCATTTACGTTGGCGTAAAGACCGCCGTCGCCGTTTGCGCCATGCGCATGAACTGGGCGTGACGGTGGTCCGTGAGGATAACTTCCGTGCTTTCTGGCCTGTTTTGGAAAATAACCTAGTAGATCGTCATGGGGTACGTCCAGTGCATACGGTTGAGGAGATAGAGCTTCTTCATTCACGTTTCCCCAAGCATATCATTCAGTATAATGCCTATTACGAGGGTGAGGTGGTGGCTGGACTCACATTTTATCTGTCACCTCAGGTGTTGCATGGTCAGTATTGTTCATCTACTCCAGTGGGAAAGAAAGTGGGGGCCGTTGATGCTATCTATGAACGGGCTATGTATGAGGACTTTCCTGATTATCAGTATCTGGATTTTGGTCGTTCAACTGAGGGTGATGGCTCTATTCTGAACGATGGCCTGGTAGCTCAGAAAGAAGGTTTCGGAGGTCGTGCTATCTGTTACGATACCTACGAATGGGAACCCTGA
- the xseA gene encoding exodeoxyribonuclease VII large subunit, whose amino-acid sequence MGDKTLSLYELNWLVRKVVETELGQEYWVEAELSECRENRGHCFMELIQKDEHSNTPIARASAKCWQSTWSMLGPYFERTTGQPLHAGLKVRLLVYPQFHEAFGFSWIITDIDPTFTMGDMVRRRQEIIRQLKDEGIFELQKELRLPLFCMNIAVISSETAAGYGDFVNQLSDSPYAFRTQLFPAIMQGEQVEQSIIDALNRIYGETDSFDCVVIIRGGGATADMSGFDALALAENVAQYPLPIITGIGHDRDECILDMMSHIRVKTPTAAAQFLISHLDATAQRIDTCAERIHTFFSLLKSREEARIDKLSSYLTPLTAHLLERERHRLEMLEQRAKALDPTLLLKRGYSITLHNGHLLRDPSLLKPGDEIETRLEKGTIHSIFNT is encoded by the coding sequence ATGGGTGACAAAACATTATCATTATATGAACTGAACTGGCTGGTACGCAAGGTCGTAGAAACAGAGCTCGGCCAAGAGTACTGGGTTGAAGCCGAACTATCGGAGTGCCGCGAGAACAGAGGACATTGCTTCATGGAGCTTATTCAAAAGGACGAGCATAGTAATACCCCTATAGCCCGTGCTTCTGCTAAGTGCTGGCAAAGCACATGGAGCATGTTGGGGCCCTATTTCGAACGAACCACAGGACAGCCTCTTCATGCTGGTCTGAAAGTACGGTTACTGGTTTATCCCCAGTTTCATGAAGCCTTTGGCTTTTCATGGATTATCACCGATATCGACCCTACATTTACGATGGGCGATATGGTCCGCAGGCGTCAGGAAATTATCCGTCAGCTCAAGGATGAGGGCATCTTTGAACTGCAAAAGGAGCTTCGCCTACCCCTATTCTGTATGAATATCGCAGTCATTTCCAGCGAGACAGCAGCAGGCTATGGCGATTTCGTCAACCAGCTATCCGACTCTCCTTACGCTTTCCGCACCCAACTTTTCCCAGCCATCATGCAAGGTGAGCAGGTAGAGCAGAGTATTATCGATGCCTTAAACCGCATCTATGGAGAAACTGATAGTTTTGATTGTGTCGTTATCATCCGAGGGGGCGGTGCCACAGCCGACATGAGCGGCTTCGATGCTTTGGCTTTAGCTGAAAACGTAGCGCAATATCCACTGCCTATCATCACTGGTATTGGCCACGATCGCGACGAGTGCATCCTAGACATGATGAGCCACATACGCGTAAAAACGCCTACCGCTGCCGCCCAATTCCTGATATCCCATCTTGATGCCACCGCACAACGCATTGACACCTGCGCTGAGCGTATTCACACGTTTTTCTCTTTGCTCAAGTCGCGTGAGGAAGCCCGCATCGATAAGCTATCCTCTTATCTCACGCCCCTCACTGCTCATCTCTTAGAGCGCGAGCGCCATCGTCTGGAAATGCTGGAGCAACGCGCCAAAGCGCTCGACCCTACCCTGCTACTGAAACGCGGCTACAGTATTACCCTGCACAACGGCCATCTGCTACGAGACCCATCACTCCTTAAACCAGGCGACGAAATTGAAACCCGTCTTGAAAAAGGTACAATCCACTCTATATTTAACACTTAA
- the rfbB gene encoding dTDP-glucose 4,6-dehydratase, translating into MKNIVITGGAGFIGSHVVRLFVNKYPEYHIINLDKLTYAGNLANLKDIEDKPNYEFVKMDICDFDAFYKLMQDKKIDGIIHLAAESHVDRSIKDPFTFARTNVMGTLSLLQAAKLYWESLPEKYEGKRFYHISTDEVYGALELTHPEGIEPPFTTTASSAEHHLAYGDKFFLETTKYNPHSPYSASKASSDHFVRAFHDTYGMPVVVTNCSNNYGPYQFPEKLIPLFINNIRHRKPLPVYGKGENVRDWLYVVDHARAIDLIFHKGKIADTYNIGGFNEWKNIDIIKVLINTVDRLLGRKEGEDMDLITYVTDRAGHDLRYAIDSSKLQRELGWEPSLQFEEGIEKTVRWYLDNQEWLDNVTSGDYQKYYENMYKDR; encoded by the coding sequence ATGAAGAACATTGTCATTACCGGTGGTGCAGGCTTCATTGGAAGCCATGTGGTGCGCCTTTTCGTAAACAAGTATCCGGAGTATCATATTATCAATCTGGATAAGCTGACCTATGCAGGTAATCTGGCTAACCTCAAGGATATTGAGGATAAGCCAAACTACGAATTCGTAAAGATGGATATATGTGACTTTGATGCGTTCTACAAGCTAATGCAGGATAAAAAGATTGATGGTATCATCCATCTGGCAGCAGAGAGTCATGTAGATCGTTCCATCAAGGATCCATTTACCTTTGCACGCACCAACGTGATGGGTACGCTTTCGCTGCTTCAGGCTGCGAAGCTCTATTGGGAATCGCTGCCTGAGAAATATGAGGGTAAGCGCTTCTATCATATCTCTACCGATGAGGTGTATGGCGCATTGGAGCTGACACACCCTGAGGGAATCGAACCTCCTTTCACTACGACGGCATCATCAGCTGAGCATCACTTGGCTTATGGTGATAAGTTCTTCCTGGAGACCACTAAGTATAATCCTCACTCACCATATTCTGCTTCAAAGGCTTCGAGCGACCATTTCGTGCGTGCTTTCCATGACACCTATGGTATGCCAGTGGTGGTGACCAACTGTTCAAATAACTACGGTCCTTATCAGTTCCCCGAGAAACTGATACCTCTTTTTATTAATAATATTCGTCATCGTAAGCCTCTGCCTGTTTATGGAAAGGGTGAGAACGTACGTGACTGGCTCTATGTAGTAGACCATGCTCGTGCTATCGACCTGATATTCCATAAGGGAAAGATTGCCGATACATATAATATTGGTGGCTTCAACGAGTGGAAGAACATTGATATTATCAAGGTACTTATCAATACCGTAGATCGTCTCTTGGGTCGTAAGGAAGGTGAAGACATGGATCTTATCACATACGTTACCGACCGTGCTGGTCACGACCTGCGCTATGCTATTGACTCATCGAAGTTGCAGCGTGAGCTTGGTTGGGAACCATCGCTCCAGTTTGAGGAAGGTATCGAGAAAACGGTTCGCTGGTATCTCGACAATCAGGAGTGGTTGGATAATGTGACTAGTGGTGACTATCAGAAGTATTACGAAAATATGTATAAGGATAGATAA
- a CDS encoding metallophosphoesterase, whose translation MKRIGIISDTHSYWDDKYLYYFEPCDEIWHAGDIGSVEVADRLAEFRPFRAVCGNCDGGDLRLMYREMNRFKCEDVDVLIKHIGGYPGNYDHSVMRTLYTNPPQLFIAGHSHILKVKYDPTLKMLHINPGAAGLQGWHKERTLVRLTIDGTTFKDMEVITLEDPRRR comes from the coding sequence ATGAAAAGAATCGGCATCATCAGCGATACACACAGCTACTGGGACGATAAGTACCTGTACTATTTCGAACCTTGCGACGAGATTTGGCATGCGGGGGATATCGGCAGTGTGGAGGTGGCCGACCGTTTGGCGGAGTTCCGTCCGTTTAGGGCTGTCTGCGGTAATTGCGATGGTGGCGACCTGCGACTGATGTATCGTGAGATGAATCGTTTTAAGTGTGAGGATGTGGATGTACTTATCAAACATATAGGCGGTTATCCTGGCAACTATGATCATTCTGTGATGCGGACACTCTATACAAATCCGCCACAGTTGTTTATTGCAGGACACTCGCATATACTGAAAGTGAAATACGACCCAACACTGAAGATGCTTCATATAAATCCAGGGGCAGCAGGACTGCAGGGATGGCATAAGGAGCGTACGTTGGTTAGACTCACCATTGATGGTACTACGTTTAAGGATATGGAAGTGATAACTTTGGAAGATCCACGAAGAAGATGA
- a CDS encoding MATE family efflux transporter, producing the protein MDNKQKALELGQKPVGQLLWQYALPAMVAMVASSLYNIIDRSVIGQVVGPEAIAGLGITFPFMNLSAAFGAAVGVGASTCISVKLGQRDYATAQHLLGNTVTLNTIVGFLFMAVSLIFLDPILRFFGASDVTLPYAREFMQVILLGNMVTHMYFGMNAVLRAAGKPRHAMYATLFTVGCNIVLVMAFVWWFRWGIRGAALATVLSQSLALCWQMWILSDKRELLHLKRGIYRLKADLVRNIIAIGVSPFLMQSTSCVIVIFMNNQFVRYGGDMAVGAYSIANSMVMVFFMFVMGVTQGMQPIVGYNYGAQKYDRMMRCLWLSIAVATSILLCGWALSMLFPREMARIFTTDPVLLEMAAHGIVLDMLVFFVVGSQAVITNFFQCIGKVKISIFLSLSRQLIFLLPMAYVFPLFWDLDGVWYAMPASDFIAFSFTIPILIWHIRKFKSYGQKDNH; encoded by the coding sequence ATGGATAATAAACAGAAAGCACTAGAACTGGGTCAGAAACCCGTAGGGCAACTGCTATGGCAGTACGCTCTGCCGGCTATGGTGGCTATGGTGGCCAGTTCGCTTTATAATATTATTGACCGCTCGGTCATAGGACAGGTGGTGGGCCCAGAGGCTATTGCCGGTCTTGGTATTACTTTCCCCTTTATGAACCTGAGTGCAGCCTTTGGTGCTGCAGTAGGTGTAGGTGCATCAACGTGTATCAGTGTGAAATTGGGTCAGCGTGACTATGCTACAGCTCAGCATTTGCTTGGCAATACGGTAACGTTGAATACCATTGTGGGCTTCCTTTTTATGGCGGTCAGTCTGATATTCCTTGATCCGATCCTTCGTTTCTTTGGTGCGTCTGACGTTACGTTGCCTTATGCCCGTGAGTTCATGCAGGTCATCCTGCTGGGAAATATGGTGACCCACATGTATTTTGGTATGAATGCCGTGTTGCGTGCAGCGGGAAAACCGCGCCATGCCATGTATGCAACGTTGTTCACCGTAGGATGTAATATCGTGCTGGTTATGGCTTTCGTGTGGTGGTTCCGTTGGGGCATCCGAGGGGCTGCATTGGCCACGGTATTGTCGCAGTCTCTTGCTCTTTGTTGGCAGATGTGGATACTTAGCGATAAGCGTGAACTGCTTCATCTAAAACGGGGTATTTATCGCTTGAAGGCTGACCTGGTACGAAATATTATAGCCATTGGTGTTTCTCCATTCCTGATGCAAAGCACTTCGTGTGTCATCGTGATTTTCATGAACAACCAGTTCGTGCGTTATGGCGGCGATATGGCTGTGGGTGCATATTCTATAGCTAACTCAATGGTCATGGTGTTCTTTATGTTCGTGATGGGCGTTACGCAGGGAATGCAGCCCATTGTGGGGTATAACTATGGAGCACAGAAGTATGACCGCATGATGCGCTGCTTGTGGCTGTCTATCGCTGTGGCTACCTCTATACTGCTGTGTGGATGGGCGCTGTCAATGTTATTCCCCAGAGAGATGGCTCGCATCTTTACCACCGATCCTGTGTTGCTTGAAATGGCTGCTCATGGTATCGTGCTTGACATGTTGGTGTTCTTCGTGGTGGGCTCGCAGGCTGTCATCACTAATTTCTTCCAGTGTATAGGTAAGGTGAAAATCAGTATATTCCTTTCGTTGTCGCGACAACTTATCTTCCTGCTGCCCATGGCTTATGTGTTCCCACTGTTCTGGGACCTCGATGGCGTGTGGTATGCAATGCCTGCCAGTGACTTTATCGCATTTTCCTTTACTATCCCCATATTGATATGGCATATTCGTAAATTCAAGTCTTATGGACAAAAAGATAATCATTAA
- the purT gene encoding formate-dependent phosphoribosylglycinamide formyltransferase — MKKILLLGSGELGKEFVIAAMRAGQYVIACDRYDNAPAMQVADEREVFSMLDGDALEAVVKKHQPDIIVPEIEAIRTERLFQFEEQGIQVVPSARAVNFTMNRRAIRDLAAKELGLRTAKYFYAKTFEEFKAAADEIGFPCVVKPLMSSSGHGQSYVHNDDELETAFKEAMEGSRGDVKEVIIEEFIDFDSEFTLLTVTQKNGWPTLFCPPIGHVQKSGDYRESWQPYKISDEALKQAQYMADKVTKALTGAGIWGVEFFLTKQGEVIFSELSPRPHDTGMVTLGHTTNLSEFELHFRAVMGLPIPAIHLEHAGASAVILSPKEASTPVDRSLLDYNFDEALKEDRTRIRIFGKPEAHKGRRMGVVLCYGEVGDDVNALRDKAKRLAKTVLGTDPYAKLRD; from the coding sequence ATGAAGAAGATATTATTGTTAGGCTCAGGTGAACTGGGCAAAGAGTTCGTGATTGCCGCCATGCGTGCCGGTCAGTATGTAATTGCTTGCGACCGTTATGACAATGCGCCTGCGATGCAGGTAGCAGATGAGCGTGAGGTGTTCTCTATGCTTGATGGCGATGCGTTGGAGGCTGTGGTAAAAAAACACCAGCCCGATATCATCGTACCAGAGATTGAGGCTATTCGTACGGAGCGTCTTTTCCAGTTTGAGGAACAGGGCATTCAGGTCGTTCCTTCGGCACGTGCCGTGAATTTTACAATGAATCGTCGCGCAATCCGCGACCTTGCTGCCAAAGAACTTGGCCTGCGTACAGCAAAGTACTTCTATGCTAAGACCTTCGAGGAGTTTAAGGCTGCTGCAGATGAGATTGGTTTCCCCTGTGTAGTTAAGCCGCTGATGTCTTCAAGTGGTCACGGCCAGAGCTACGTGCATAACGATGATGAACTGGAGACTGCTTTCAAGGAGGCGATGGAAGGTTCGCGTGGCGATGTGAAAGAAGTTATCATTGAGGAATTCATTGACTTTGACTCTGAGTTCACGCTGCTCACCGTTACCCAGAAGAATGGTTGGCCCACACTGTTCTGCCCACCAATCGGACATGTACAGAAGAGTGGCGACTATCGTGAGTCTTGGCAGCCGTATAAGATTTCTGATGAAGCTTTGAAGCAGGCTCAGTATATGGCCGATAAGGTAACAAAGGCCTTGACGGGTGCTGGAATCTGGGGCGTAGAGTTCTTCTTGACAAAGCAGGGAGAAGTTATTTTCTCAGAATTGTCACCACGTCCACATGATACAGGTATGGTGACACTGGGTCACACCACAAACCTCAGTGAGTTTGAACTGCATTTCCGTGCAGTGATGGGATTGCCTATTCCTGCTATCCATCTGGAACATGCAGGCGCTTCGGCAGTAATTCTGTCACCAAAAGAGGCTTCTACACCTGTTGACCGCTCACTGCTTGACTATAACTTTGATGAGGCTCTGAAGGAGGATCGTACTCGTATCCGTATCTTTGGTAAGCCCGAAGCTCACAAGGGTCGTCGTATGGGTGTGGTACTCTGTTACGGTGAGGTGGGTGATGATGTCAATGCCCTCCGCGATAAAGCCAAACGTTTGGCAAAGACCGTACTTGGTACTGATCCTTACGCAAAATTAAGAGACTAA